Proteins found in one Acidobacteriota bacterium genomic segment:
- a CDS encoding serine hydrolase has translation MIERTIACLLAVALALSGCVAGTTGTPPPAAVQAPLPTNEALVARARALELDTPYVPPPGDRLEHETAAFAKIMCSAVFITGLDPEFAAENVGYFTSPYASRANVGKPAIDRARRAVHVTMPNGVTRTAKVAGSQGCVALRRGETDVHFVPETVGPNLPDASSQPWPMGDAAAAEPWPAELDRTAVSAALDAAFAPAGEMTAAFVAVWKGRIIAERYAPGITMRTPLESWSMGKSTTATLMALLIRQGVYGLTQPAPIPEWQTPGDPRAAIRIADILQMSSGLRSKAPQDPDYDPKGPYPDHLYLYTAAEDVFRFAATRPLQWPPGQVGRYHNTDPVLINYLIRLAVEKRGESYLAFPQRALFDRLGIRSAVIETDAFGNFLTQGNDYMSARDWARLGLLYLQDGVWQGARLLPEGFVRFVSSVAPAWRADGRPIYGGFFWINGDRAFPIPDDAYYMAGAGGQNVFIIPSHDLVVVRMGHYKGNTIGTQGIKNALAKLVAAVPRHVPATR, from the coding sequence ATGATCGAACGCACGATCGCGTGCCTGCTGGCGGTGGCGCTGGCCCTGAGTGGCTGCGTGGCCGGCACCACCGGCACGCCGCCGCCGGCCGCCGTTCAGGCGCCGCTGCCGACGAACGAGGCGCTCGTCGCGCGCGCCAGAGCGCTCGAGCTCGACACGCCGTACGTGCCGCCGCCGGGAGACCGGCTGGAACACGAGACCGCCGCGTTCGCGAAGATCATGTGCTCGGCGGTCTTCATCACCGGACTGGATCCGGAGTTCGCCGCGGAGAACGTCGGCTACTTCACGAGCCCGTACGCGTCCCGCGCCAACGTCGGCAAGCCGGCCATCGATCGCGCCCGGCGTGCGGTGCACGTCACGATGCCGAACGGCGTGACCCGCACGGCCAAGGTCGCTGGCAGCCAGGGCTGCGTGGCCCTGCGGCGCGGCGAGACGGACGTGCACTTCGTGCCGGAGACCGTCGGGCCCAATCTGCCGGACGCATCGAGTCAGCCGTGGCCCATGGGAGACGCGGCCGCCGCCGAGCCGTGGCCGGCTGAGCTCGACAGGACCGCCGTCAGCGCCGCCCTCGACGCGGCGTTTGCGCCTGCCGGTGAGATGACGGCCGCCTTCGTGGCCGTCTGGAAAGGCCGCATCATCGCCGAACGGTACGCGCCGGGGATCACGATGCGTACGCCGCTCGAGAGCTGGTCGATGGGAAAGAGCACGACAGCGACGCTGATGGCCCTGCTCATCCGCCAAGGCGTCTACGGGCTGACGCAGCCGGCGCCGATTCCTGAGTGGCAGACTCCCGGCGATCCGCGCGCCGCGATCCGGATCGCCGACATTCTCCAGATGTCGAGCGGCCTGCGCAGCAAGGCGCCGCAGGATCCCGACTACGATCCGAAGGGACCGTATCCCGATCATCTCTACCTCTACACCGCGGCGGAAGACGTCTTCCGCTTCGCGGCCACGCGGCCGCTGCAGTGGCCACCAGGGCAGGTGGGCCGCTATCACAATACGGATCCCGTGCTGATCAACTACCTGATCCGGCTCGCCGTCGAGAAGCGAGGTGAGTCGTACCTCGCGTTTCCGCAACGCGCGCTGTTCGACCGGCTCGGGATCCGGAGCGCGGTGATCGAGACCGACGCGTTCGGCAACTTCCTGACGCAGGGCAACGACTACATGTCGGCGCGCGACTGGGCGCGGCTGGGCCTGCTGTATCTGCAGGACGGCGTGTGGCAGGGCGCGCGGCTGCTGCCGGAAGGATTCGTCCGCTTCGTCAGCAGCGTGGCGCCCGCGTGGCGCGCTGACGGGCGGCCGATCTACGGCGGGTTCTTCTGGATCAACGGCGACCGCGCCTTTCCGATTCCTGACGATGCGTACTACATGGCCGGGGCGGGAGGGCAGAACGTGTTCATCATCCCGTCGCACGATCTCGTGGTCGTCCGCATGGGCCACTACAAAGGCAACACGATCGGCACGCAAGGGATCAAGAATGCCCTGGCGAAGCTCGTGGCGGCCGTGCCGCGCCACGTGCCGGCGACCCGCTGA